The segment GCGATTCCAGGAGCCGTGTTCGGCGATGAAGATCTGATTCTGATAGGCCGAGGGGAACATGGAGCCGCCGTAGAAGCGCATGCCGAGCGCCGCTACGTGTGGACCTAGTTCCTGAACGGGCAACGTGAACTCGCCTGCGTTGTGTCCGGCGCCGAACGTGGTATCGGACACGTTGGAGCCATGCCAGTACGGGAAGCCGAAGTGCATGCCCGCGCTGGGAGCCCGGTTGAGTTCGTCAGGAGGAATATTGTCGCCCATCATGTCGCGGCCATTCTCGGTGAACCAGAGTTCGTTGGTAGAGGGGTGCCAATCGAAGCCGACCGTGTTGCGAATACCTTCGGCGTAAATCTCAAGATCCGTTCCGTCGGGGTCCATTCGCATGATGGTGGAATAGCGGTCGTCATCGGTGCGTTCGCAAACGTTGCACGGCGCGCCGACAGGGACATAGAGCTTGTTATCGGGACCGAATGCGATGAATTTCCAACCATGGTGCGCATCCGTTGGGAACGTATCATTCACGACGGTATACGTGGGATTGTTCGCGTAGGTGGATTCGATGTTGGCGTACTTGATGACGCGGCTGATCTCGGCCACGTAGAGGTCGCCGTTGTAGACGGCCACGCCGTTGGGTGAATTCAGCCCGCTATCGACCACCACGACCGAATCGGCCTTCGCGTCTTTGTTGTTGTCAACGACGGCGTAGACTTTGTCGCCGCGAGTCCCGACAAACACAATGCCGCTGGGACTCAGCGCTAGCGAACGCGCTCCTTCAACATTTTCGGCGAAATAGGCGATGGAGAAGCCCGCGGGAAGGTTGATGTCGTCAAGTTTGGAGCCACCCGGAGGCGGTGAGGCCGGGCAGGCGGTGAGAAACACAGCAAGCGCCAAACACGCACAAAAGACAGCGATACGAACGGGGTACATCATTGGACCAACTCCTTGCAGACCGGCCAGACCAATAGCCAGCGAGTTATAGTATCCCATACAACGGACTGATGGTCAACGCGCCCTATTCCTCTTTCAATTGGCTTGAATTATGCGGGGCTGCCAATCAGACTACGATATCATGCTACCAAGAAGGATTTGGTGCGGGTGAGGGAAGGCAATTGTGGCCCTCCCGGGGGGGGGACAGTCGCGAACCTCGGACCACGACAGGGACGAACAACGCACTGTCAACGCAAATGGGGTACGTGTATGATCTGGATTAGTGCTACTTCAAGAGTACGTTCTCTAGCTCTTGCCTTACTATCCATGTTTTGTTTTGGAACTGCGCAATCCAATGCGGCGGGTTCCTTCATTAGGATTTCGGCGCCATCGCCGGCCGATGAAGGTACCCTGGGATCGCTCAATCCGAGCTTATCCGCCACCGTTGAACACAGCGGCGGCAAGCTCATGGACATCACGTTCAGCGACGATGGGTCCGGCAATTGGAATGAAATCGTCCGTTTCTCCGACGCGCAATCGGGTGAATTCAGTGCGCGCCCGCAGGACATGCTTCGCCGCGGCGAGACCTATCACTGGATGGTGACCGCCACAGACGGCGTGGAGTCGCAATCAAAGACATTCAGTGTGACTC is part of the Candidatus Hydrogenedentota bacterium genome and harbors:
- a CDS encoding PQQ-dependent sugar dehydrogenase: MYPVRIAVFCACLALAVFLTACPASPPPGGSKLDDINLPAGFSIAYFAENVEGARSLALSPSGIVFVGTRGDKVYAVVDNNKDAKADSVVVVDSGLNSPNGVAVYNGDLYVAEISRVIKYANIESTYANNPTYTVVNDTFPTDAHHGWKFIAFGPDNKLYVPVGAPCNVCERTDDDRYSTIMRMDPDGTDLEIYAEGIRNTVGFDWHPSTNELWFTENGRDMMGDNIPPDELNRAPSAGMHFGFPYWHGSNVSDTTFGAGHNAGEFTLPVQELGPHVAALGMRFYGGSMFPSAYQNQIFIAEHGSWNRSTPIGYRVMLVKLNGNSATSYEVFADGWLKNGTAWGRPVDVQEMPDGSLLVSDDRADAIYRITYSAK